Proteins from one Mesoplodon densirostris isolate mMesDen1 chromosome 1, mMesDen1 primary haplotype, whole genome shotgun sequence genomic window:
- the NODAL gene encoding nodal homolog — MHAHSLPLFLLHVWWALLQAGATMVAPVPLRTWVQPSSPSPLAYMLSLYREPLLRADIIRSLQAQDVEVDGQNWTFAFDFSFLGQEEDLAWAELRLQLSSPVALPPDVPLSIEIFHQPKLNEDKDPPNCPERLRMDLFTVTLSQVTFSSGSMVLEVTRPLSKWLKHPGELREQMSSLAGECWRLPPTPPVTNVLLMLYSNLSPERRRLGGSTLLWEAESSWRVQEGQLSRERARRHRRYHLQDRNQLCRKVKFQVDFNLIGWGSWIIYPKQYNAYRCEGECPNPVGEEFHPTNHAYIQSLLKRYQPHRVPSTCCAPVKTKPLSMLYVDNGRVLLDHHKDMIVEECGCL, encoded by the exons ATGCACGCCCACAGCCTGCCGTTGTTCCTCCTGCATGTCTGGTGGGCTCTCCTCCAGGCGGGCGCCACGATGGTAGCCCCGGTACCCCTTCGAACGTGGGTGCAGCCCTCGTCGCCATCCCCTCTTGCTTATATGCTGAGCCTGTACCGCGAACCGCTGCTCCGGGCGGACATCATACGTAGCCTGCAGGCGCAAG ATGTGGAGGTGGATGGGCAGAACTGGACCTTTGCTTTTGACTTCTCCTTCCTGGGCCAAGAAGAGGATCTGGCATGGGCCGAGCTCCGGCTGCAGCTGTCCAGCCCTGTGGCCCTTCCTCCCGATGTCCCACTCTCAATTGAGATTTTCCACCAGCCAAAGCTGAATGAGGATAAGGACCCACCCAACTGCCCAGAACGTCTTCGAATGGATCTGTTCACTGTCACTCTGTCCCAGGTTACCTTTTCCTCGGGCAGCATGGTCCTAGAGGTGACCAGGCCACTCTCCAAGTGGCTGAAGCACCCTGGGGAGCTGAGGGAGCAGATGTCCAGTTTGGCTGGAGAGTGCTGGCGGCTGCCCCCCACACCACCTGTCACCAATGTGCTCCTCATGCTCTATTCCAACCTCTCCCCAGAGCGGAGGCGGCTGGGTGGCTCCACCCTATTGTGGGAAGCTGAGAGCTCCTGGCGGGTCCAGGAGGGACAGCTCTCCCGGGAGAGGGCCAGGAGGCACCGTCGATATCACTTGCAGGACAGAAACCAACTGTGTCGGAAGGTCAAGTTCCAGGTGGACTTCAACCTGATAGGATGGGGCTCCTGGATCATCTACCCCAAGCAGTACAATGCCTATCGCTGTGAGGGCGAGTGTCCTAACCCCGTGGGGGAAGAGTTCCATCCAACCAACCATGCATACATCCAG AGTCTGCTGAAACGGTACCAACCCCACCGAGTCCCTTCCACCTGCTGTGCCCCAGTGAAGACCAAGCCCTTGAGTATGCTGTACGTGGACAATGGCCGAGTCCTTCTAGACCATCATAAAGACATGATTGTGGAAGAATGTGGGTGCCTTTGA
- the EIF4EBP2 gene encoding eukaryotic translation initiation factor 4E-binding protein 2, translating into MSSSAGSGHQPSQSRAIPTRTVPISDAAQLPHDYCTTPGGTLFSTTPGGTRIIYDRKFLLDRRNSPMAQTPPCHLPNIPGVTSPGTLIEDSKIDVNNLNNLNNHDRKHAVGDDAQFEMDI; encoded by the exons ATGTCCTCGTCCGCCGGCAGCGGCCACCAGCCCAGCCAGAGCCGCGCCATCCCCACCCGCACCGTGCCCATCAGCGACGCCGCGCAGCTACCTCATGACTATTGCACCACGCCCGGGGGGACGCTCTTCTCCACCACGCCGGGAG GAACTCGAATCATTTATGATCGAAAGTTTCTGTTGGATCGTCGCAACTCTCCCATGGCTCAGACCCCGCCCTGCCATCTGCCCAATATCCCAGGAGTCACCAGCCCCGGCACCTTAATTGAAGACTCCAAAATAGACGTAAACAATTTGAACAACTTGAACAATCATGACAGGAAGCATGCAGTTG GAGATGATGCTCAGTTTGAGATGGACATCTGA